One genomic window of Peromyscus maniculatus bairdii isolate BWxNUB_F1_BW_parent chromosome 2, HU_Pman_BW_mat_3.1, whole genome shotgun sequence includes the following:
- the Agtrap gene encoding type-1 angiotensin II receptor-associated protein, translated as MELPAVNLKVILLVHWLLTTWGCIVFSGSYAWSNFTVLALGVWAVAQRDSIDAIGMFLGGLVATIFLDIIYISIFYSSFAITDTGRFSAGMAIFSLLLKPFSCCLIYHMHRERGGELPRRPDFFGPSQEHSAYQTIDTPDSPATPFASPEDKGQAAPRGY; from the exons GTTATTCTCCTGGTTCACTGGCTGCTGACAACCTG GGGCTGCATAGTGTTCTCAGGCTCCTATGCCTGGAGCAACTtcactgtcctggccctgggCGTGTGGGCTGTGGCCCAGCGGGACTCCATTGATGCCATAGGCATG TTTCTTGGCGGCTTGGTGGCCACCATCTTCCTGGACATTATCTACATCAGCATCTTCTACTCAAGCTTTGCCATTACGGACACCGGCCGCTTCAGTGCCGGCATGGCCATCTTCAGCCTGCTGCTCAAGCCCTTCTCCTGCTGCCTCATCTACCACATGCACCGTGAGCGAGGGGGTGAACTCCCACGCCGCCCCG ATTTCTTTGGACCGTCTCAGGAGCATAGTGCCTACCAGACAATTGACACACCAGACTCACCTGCAACCCCCTTTGCAAGCCCGGAGGACAAGGGCCAAGCTGCCCCCCGGGGGTACTGA
- the C2H1orf167 gene encoding uncharacterized protein C1orf167 homolog isoform X5: MASALPHPTAVPQPMEPRPATRYKENVPPKTVTVLGPELKSPWKNLDISLGSGGGRRRPICQATTYSQGSVLCQKPYQVQSNLASPRPCLALALKDTTGQPGDTGLWQQSNLQLPAGRSQGRTRESFAQQSNLCFQRTASPHLQKNRLSPAGPSSHQRQTHQVTGTPCLDSRLSGGLKPLDGCTWPNPSPCCGPGSWAPRLVGQPLTLEDLSVSAHSQSWAHFRSACSTDHRLLDSIHHLEPEATCSRSQTSQEHPGPTQRGPPTGGSQSTPAQPWPSHPRESVSLLETLGVQAGLSESPLYKPLSHEAIPTLGTLAGDFSDPNKEVLSTEHLGVRERGSPGLPYNQRNRGHFRVTREAGSREARPESPTFFSVLPGQEGREKAPPEKAGRDGKKMASCPSNGAPAQNTPQNKAQSIGSSDPQAACQKLLSRSFRAWRHLSQRRQAAAKAIALSHRQLVQKSLRVLRWVLQLQEARLEAAWDQHADTLLAWSFQKLLQQKQEQPFTQAASPFLASRGSPSLGRKVATDLAWKCRCFRAWQRFAQRGAQCRRHAAHRRVRVLRTCLGRWMELRQLQVSDVAKVTQLALYRRKAGNKDLNILVPGTATAHCLETVVQAQELPKEPNRCSLWDACQKLALQRALLLWRTRLYQHQQAASFFQGLQKRALQYILRLWHLRVWGPDPPSSSMETMLALEPWGDRPGGETWLDCRRSGGSLEKVRIQQTQGAVRLYWRTLQRRYFQTWCERLRHTEVSQDQPQVFQDDLRKDLGATLAGSQEACRAAPPAQAPRCVAQASVLGWRSFLQQRGANRQLRKAQTQQAFVVWVLEVWIRLAAQAHVQRADITQCWQRLQYLLRTHWVQGQSTLLKQGLEPQTQAQGMDFRHWLRLASRGHLLHLMDTPNFLIQGGWAGKGAHHASPVTDLILRTDVPVEGDNKLLN, translated from the exons ATG GCTAGtgctctgccccaccccaccgcTGTCCCACAGCCCATGGAGCCAAGACCTGCCACCAGATACAAGGAGAATGTACCCCCAAAGACTGTGACTGTCCTGGGGCCAG aACTGAAGAGCCCTTGGAAGAACCTGGACATCAGCCTGGGGAGTGGAGGAGGCCGGAGGAGGCCCATATGCCAGGCCACCACATACTCCCAAGGCTCAGTGCTATGCCAGAAACCCTACCAAGTCCAAAGTAATCTGGCCAGCCCTCGTCCCTGCCTGGCCCTTGCCCTGAAGGACACAACTGGCCAACCAGGTGACACAGGGCTCTGGCAGCAGAGTAACCTGCAGCTTCCAGCAGGGAGGTCCCAGGGGAGGACCCGAGAGTCCTTTGCACAGCAGAGTAACCTGTGCTTCCAAAGGACCGCTAGCCCCCATCTGCAGAAGAACCGCCTGTCACCAGCTGGCCCATCCTCCCACCAGAGGCAGACACACCAGGTCACAGGAACCCCCTGCTTGGACTCGAGACTCTCTGGGGGCTTGAAACCTCTTGATGGGTGCACATGGCCTAACCCCAGTCCCTGCTGTGGTCCAGGGAGCTGGGCACCCAGGCTTGTGGGGCAGCCCCTCACCTTGGAGGACCTATCTGTCTCTGCCCACAGCCAGTCTTGGGCCCATTTCCGTTCTGCATGCAGCACTGACCACAGGCTGCTGGACTCCATCCATCACCTAGAGCCTGAGGCAACCTGTTCAAGGAGCCAGACATCCCAGGAGCACCCAGGCCCCACACAGAGGGGACCCCCCACTGGTGGTAGCCAGTCAACCCCTGCCCAACCTTGGCCCAGCCACCCCAGGGAAAGTGTAAGCCTCCTGGAGACTCTTGGGGTCCAAGCCGGACTCTCAGAGTCCCCTCTATACAAACCCCTGTCACACGAGGCCATCCCCACTCTGGGGACATTGGCTGGGGATTTCTCTGACCCAAACAAGGAGGTTCTTTCTACCGAGCACCTTGGGGTAAGAGAGAGAGGCTCCCCAGGCCTTCCATATAACCAGAGGAACAGAGGGCACTTCAGGGTCACACGAGAGGCAGGTAGCAGAGAGGCCAGACCTGAATCTCCAACCTTCTTCAGTGTCCTGcctgggcaggaaggaagagagaaggcccCACCGGaaaaggcaggcagggatgggaaGAAGATGGCCTCCTGCCCATCAAATGGAGCCCCAGCTCAGAATACTCCGCAG aacAAGGCTCAAAGCATTGggagctcagatccccaggcaGCTTG CCAGAAGCTGCTGTCCAGAAGTTTCAGAGCCTGGAGGCACTTGTCACAGAGGCGCCAGGCAGCAGCTAAGGCCATAGCTCTGAGCCACAGGCAGCTGGTTCAAAAGAGCCTCAGAGTACTGCGCTGGGTCCTACAGCTCCAGGAGGCCCGATTGGAGGCAGCATGGGATCAACATGCAGATACCCTGCTGGCTTGGAGCTTCCAAAAG CTCTTGCAGCAGAAACAGGAGCAACCCTTCACCCAGGCTGCATCACCATTCCTTGCTTCTAGGGGAAGCCCTTCCTTAGGAAGAAAAGTAGCCACTGACCTTGCCTGGAAATGCAG GTGCTTTAGGGCCTGGCAACGGTTCGCACAGAGAGGGGCCCAGTGCAGGAGACACGCGGCCCACCGAAGGGTGCGGGTCCTGAGGACGTGCCTGGGACGGTGGATGGAGTTGAGGCAGCTCCAGGTCTCAGATGTGGCAAAAGTGACTCAGTTGGCCCTCTACCGGCGGAAGGCGG GGAATAAGGACCTCAACATCTTAGTCCCAGGAACTGCCACCGCTCATTGCCTGGAGACAGTGGTCCAGGCCCAGGAACTACCCAAGGAGCCAAATCGGTGCTCCCTGTGGGACGCTTGCCAAAAGCTGGCTCTGCAGCGGGCCCTGCTGCTCTGGAGGACGCGACTCTACCAGCACCAGCAAGCCGC CTCCTTTTTTCAGGGCCTGCAGAAGAGGGCTCTACAGTACATCCTGAGGCTGTGGCACTTGAGGGTCTGGGGTCCGGACCCTCCCTCGAGCAGCATGGAGACCATGTTAGCCCTGGAGCCCTGGGGCGACAGGCCAGGAGGGGAGACCTGGCTGGACTGCAGAAGATCAGGAGGGTCACTGGAAaag GTGCGGATCCAGCAGACTCAGGGCGCAGTGAGGTTGTACTGGCGGACCCTCCAGAGGCG CTATTTCCAGACCTGGTGTGAGCGCCTGAGGCACACAGAAGTGTCCCAGGACCAGCCTCAAGTCTTCCAGGACGACCTGAGAAAAGACCTGGGGGCCACACTTGCTGGCTCACAGGAGGCCTGCAGAGCAGCGCCCCCAGCACAGGCTCCCCGCTGTGTGGCCCAGGCCTCTGTCCTGGGCTGGAGAAGCTTTCTGCAGCAGAGGGGCGCTAACAGGCAGCTGAGGAAGGCCCAGACCCAGCAGGCTTTTGTGGTATG GGTCCTAGAGGTCTGGATTCGGTTAGCAGCCCAGGCTCATGTCCAACGAGCTGATATCACCCAGTGCTGGCAGAGGCTTCAGTATCTCCTTAGGACCCACTGGGTTCAGGGGCAGTCGACTCTGTTGAAACAGGGGCTGGAGCCACAGACCCAGGCACAGGGCATGGACTTCAGGCACTGGCTAAGGCTGGCCAGCAGAGGACACCTCCTGCACCTGATGGACACCCCAAACTTTTTGATACAG GGTGGCTGGGCAGGGAAAGGTGCTCACCATGCCAGCCCAGTGACTgatttgatcctcagaactgaTGTACCGGTGGAAGGAGATAATAAACTCCTTAATTAA